One region of Pseudomonas alvandae genomic DNA includes:
- a CDS encoding HU family DNA-binding protein, with protein MALTKDQLIADLAESVDAPKATVRALLDQLGQVVADQLENGGELTLPGVGKLKVTERPARTGRNPSTGAAIEIPAKKVIKLVVAKGLTDAVNK; from the coding sequence ATGGCTCTTACTAAAGACCAACTGATCGCTGATTTGGCTGAATCTGTAGACGCACCAAAAGCTACCGTGCGTGCTCTGCTGGACCAACTGGGCCAAGTCGTTGCCGATCAGCTGGAAAACGGCGGCGAACTGACCTTGCCAGGCGTTGGCAAGCTGAAAGTCACCGAGCGTCCTGCCCGCACCGGTCGCAACCCTTCGACTGGCGCAGCCATCGAAATCCCGGCCAAGAAAGTGATCAAGCTGGTTGTGGCCAAAGGCCTGACCGACGCTGTGAACAAGTAA
- the rlmF gene encoding 23S rRNA (adenine(1618)-N(6))-methyltransferase RlmF, translating into MNAPRTPKPARKKPDAAPPSKTVEPREKASLHPRNRHQGRYDFPALIKTSPELAKYVITNPYGKESIDFASPDAVRVFNRALLKAFYGIQHWDIPADYLCPPVPGRADYVHFLADLLASMNDGKVPRGAIVNVLDIGMGANCVYPLIGNSEYRWHFLGSEIDPTAVAAARAIVQSNDLSKVIQLRQQENRKHILIGLLEPGERFDLTMCNPPFHASMEEATKGSERKWRALGKADPKRKLPVLNFGGQSAELWCEGGEARFVTQLIAESANFQHKVLWFSTLVSKASNLPAIETALKKAGALESQVVEMSQGQKQSRFVAWTFQTKSEQQIWRRERWVR; encoded by the coding sequence ATGAACGCCCCCCGCACTCCCAAACCTGCACGCAAGAAGCCAGACGCCGCGCCCCCAAGCAAAACCGTCGAGCCGCGCGAGAAGGCCAGCCTGCACCCGCGCAATCGCCATCAGGGTCGTTACGACTTCCCGGCGCTGATCAAGACCTCGCCGGAGCTGGCGAAGTACGTGATCACCAATCCGTACGGCAAGGAAAGCATCGACTTCGCCAGCCCCGACGCGGTGCGAGTGTTCAACCGGGCATTGCTCAAGGCGTTCTATGGCATCCAGCACTGGGACATCCCGGCGGATTACCTCTGCCCCCCGGTTCCAGGCCGCGCCGATTACGTGCACTTCCTCGCTGACCTGCTGGCGAGCATGAACGACGGCAAAGTGCCGCGTGGTGCGATCGTCAATGTGCTGGACATCGGCATGGGCGCCAATTGCGTGTACCCGCTGATAGGCAACAGTGAATACCGCTGGCACTTCCTCGGCTCTGAGATCGACCCGACAGCGGTCGCGGCCGCCAGGGCCATCGTTCAATCCAACGATTTGAGCAAGGTCATCCAGCTGCGCCAGCAGGAAAACCGCAAGCACATCCTCATCGGCCTGCTGGAACCGGGCGAGCGTTTCGACCTGACCATGTGCAACCCGCCGTTCCATGCCTCGATGGAAGAAGCGACCAAGGGCAGCGAGCGCAAGTGGCGCGCCTTGGGCAAGGCTGACCCGAAACGCAAGCTGCCGGTGCTGAACTTTGGCGGGCAATCGGCAGAGCTATGGTGTGAAGGCGGTGAAGCGCGTTTTGTGACGCAGCTGATTGCCGAAAGTGCGAACTTCCAACACAAAGTCTTGTGGTTCAGCACGTTAGTATCGAAAGCCTCGAACCTGCCGGCCATCGAAACCGCGCTGAAGAAGGCTGGCGCGCTGGAGAGCCAGGTGGTGGAGATGTCGCAGGGGCAGAAGCAGAGTCGTTTTGTGGCGTGGACTTTCCAGACCAAGTCCGAGCAGCAGATATGGCGGCGTGAGCGCTGGGTCCGCTAA
- a CDS encoding valine--tRNA ligase, whose amino-acid sequence MDKTYQPHAIETSWYNTWESENYFAPQGAGDSYTIMIPPPNVTGSLHMGHGFNNAIMDALIRFRRMQGRNTLWQPGTDHAGIATQMLVERRLEAQGQNRHDLGREKFLEKVWEWKDESGGNISRQIRRLGSSVDWSRERFTMDDGLSEAVKEAFVRLHEDGLIYRGKRLVNWDTKLHTAISDLEVENHDEKGFLWNLKYPLADGAKTAEGKDYLIVATTRPETMLGDSAVAVNPNDERYQALIGQFVELPLVGRRIPIIGDDYCDPEFGTGCVKITPAHDFNDYEVGKRHNLPLLNIFDKNANVLPAAQAFNLDGTLNESVDGQIPAEYAGLERFEARKQIVAAFDAAGLLVSVDDHALKVPKGDRSGTIIEPWLTDQWYVSTKPLAEPAIAAVEDGRIQFVPKQYENMYFSWMRDIQDWCISRQLWWGHRIPAWYDESGKVYVGRDEAEVRAKHNLGPDVALAQDNDVLDTWFSSGLWTFSTLGWPQQTEFLKKFHSTDVLVTGFDIIFFWVARMIMLTMHLVKNEDGTPQVPFKTVYVHGLVRDGQGQKMSKSKGNVLDPLDIIDGIDLETLVQKRTSGLMQPKLAKKIEKATREEFAEGIASYGTDALRFTFCSLASTGRDIKFDMGRVEGYRNFCNKIWNAARYVLDKGEDCGQNGEAYELSLADRWIISQLQRTEAEVTRQLDQFRFDLAAQALYEFIWNQYCDWYLELSKPVLWDENAPVERQRGTRRTLVRVLEVALRLAHPFMPFITEEIWQRIAPLAGIQGKTIMLQPWPVANESRIDPAAEDDIEWLKTFMLGLRNIRAEMNIGPGKPLTLFLKNANAEDLRRLNENEALLKKLAKLESVTVLAACEEAPLSATALVGEMEVLVPMAGLIDKAAELARLDKEILRLKGEVQRVGGKLSNAGFVDKAPAEVIEKERAKLAEAEQALGKLAEQHARIASL is encoded by the coding sequence ATGGATAAGACCTACCAGCCGCACGCCATTGAAACTTCCTGGTACAACACCTGGGAGTCCGAGAATTATTTCGCTCCGCAAGGCGCGGGCGATTCCTACACCATCATGATCCCGCCGCCGAACGTCACCGGCAGCCTGCACATGGGCCACGGTTTCAACAACGCGATCATGGACGCCCTGATCCGTTTCCGTCGCATGCAAGGTCGCAACACCTTGTGGCAACCGGGTACCGACCACGCCGGTATCGCCACGCAGATGCTGGTGGAGCGTCGTCTCGAAGCCCAGGGCCAGAATCGTCATGACCTCGGTCGCGAGAAATTCCTCGAGAAAGTCTGGGAATGGAAAGACGAGTCCGGTGGCAATATCAGCCGCCAGATCCGTCGCCTCGGCTCATCCGTGGATTGGAGCCGCGAGCGCTTCACCATGGACGACGGCCTTTCGGAGGCGGTGAAAGAAGCCTTCGTCCGCCTGCATGAAGACGGCCTGATCTATCGCGGCAAGCGCCTGGTCAACTGGGACACCAAGTTGCACACGGCCATTTCCGACCTCGAAGTGGAGAACCACGACGAGAAAGGTTTCTTGTGGAACCTGAAATACCCGTTGGCCGACGGCGCGAAAACCGCTGAAGGCAAGGATTACCTGATCGTCGCCACCACCCGTCCGGAAACCATGCTGGGCGACTCTGCCGTGGCGGTGAACCCGAACGACGAGCGCTATCAGGCGCTGATCGGTCAGTTCGTCGAGCTGCCGCTGGTTGGCCGGCGCATCCCGATCATCGGCGACGATTACTGCGATCCTGAATTCGGCACCGGCTGCGTGAAGATCACCCCGGCCCACGATTTCAACGACTATGAAGTCGGCAAGCGCCACAACCTGCCGCTGCTGAACATCTTCGACAAGAACGCCAATGTCTTGCCAGCGGCCCAGGCGTTCAACCTCGACGGCACGCTGAACGAAAGCGTCGATGGCCAGATCCCGGCCGAATACGCCGGCCTGGAACGCTTCGAGGCACGCAAGCAGATTGTTGCCGCGTTCGACGCCGCCGGCCTGCTGGTCAGCGTCGACGATCATGCCCTGAAAGTCCCGAAAGGCGACCGCTCCGGCACCATCATCGAGCCATGGCTGACCGACCAATGGTACGTGTCCACCAAGCCGTTGGCCGAACCTGCAATTGCCGCCGTCGAAGATGGCCGCATCCAGTTCGTGCCCAAGCAATACGAGAACATGTACTTCTCGTGGATGCGCGACATCCAGGATTGGTGCATCAGCCGCCAGCTATGGTGGGGCCATCGCATCCCGGCCTGGTACGACGAGTCGGGCAAGGTCTACGTCGGCCGCGATGAAGCCGAAGTCCGCGCCAAGCACAACCTCGGTCCGGACGTGGCGCTGGCGCAGGACAACGACGTCCTCGATACCTGGTTCAGCTCGGGCCTGTGGACCTTCTCCACACTGGGCTGGCCGCAACAGACCGAGTTTCTGAAGAAATTCCACTCCACCGACGTGCTGGTTACCGGCTTCGACATCATTTTCTTCTGGGTCGCCCGGATGATCATGTTGACCATGCACCTGGTGAAGAACGAGGACGGCACGCCGCAAGTGCCGTTCAAGACGGTCTACGTCCATGGCCTGGTGCGCGACGGCCAGGGCCAGAAGATGTCCAAGTCCAAGGGTAACGTCCTGGACCCGTTGGACATCATCGACGGCATCGACCTGGAAACCCTGGTGCAGAAACGCACCTCCGGGCTGATGCAGCCGAAACTGGCGAAGAAGATCGAGAAAGCCACCCGCGAAGAATTCGCCGAGGGCATCGCCAGCTACGGCACCGATGCACTGCGTTTCACCTTCTGCTCGCTGGCGTCCACCGGTCGTGACATCAAGTTCGACATGGGTCGCGTCGAAGGCTATCGCAACTTCTGCAACAAGATCTGGAACGCCGCGCGCTACGTGCTCGACAAGGGCGAGGACTGCGGCCAGAACGGCGAAGCCTACGAGCTGAGCCTGGCCGATCGCTGGATCATTTCCCAGTTGCAACGCACCGAAGCCGAAGTGACCCGCCAGCTTGACCAGTTCCGTTTCGACCTGGCCGCACAAGCGCTGTACGAGTTCATCTGGAACCAGTATTGCGACTGGTACCTGGAACTGTCCAAGCCTGTGTTGTGGGACGAAAATGCGCCGGTCGAGCGCCAGCGCGGCACCCGTCGCACCCTGGTGCGCGTACTGGAAGTGGCCTTGCGCCTGGCGCATCCATTCATGCCGTTCATCACCGAGGAAATCTGGCAGCGCATCGCGCCGCTGGCGGGCATTCAAGGCAAGACGATCATGCTGCAACCGTGGCCGGTGGCCAACGAAAGCCGCATCGATCCGGCAGCGGAAGACGACATCGAATGGCTGAAGACCTTCATGCTCGGCCTGCGTAACATCCGCGCCGAAATGAACATCGGCCCGGGCAAGCCATTGACCCTGTTCCTGAAAAACGCCAACGCCGAAGACCTGCGTCGCCTCAATGAGAACGAAGCACTGCTCAAGAAGCTGGCGAAGCTTGAATCGGTGACCGTGCTGGCGGCGTGCGAAGAAGCGCCGCTGTCCGCCACCGCATTGGTTGGCGAAATGGAAGTGCTGGTGCCAATGGCCGGCCTGATCGACAAGGCCGCCGAACTGGCGCGCCTGGACAAGGAAATCCTGCGTCTGAAGGGCGAAGTCCAGCGGGTTGGCGGCAAGCTGTCCAACGCTGGCTTCGTCGACAAGGCGCCGGCCGAGGTCATCGAGAAGGAACGGGCCAAGCTGGCCGAGGCCGAACAGGCCCTGGGCAAGCTGGCTGAGCAGCACGCGCGGATTGCCAGCCTGTAA
- a CDS encoding DNA polymerase III subunit chi, which translates to MDTPKPPQKPAQLLDDLESIRQLLGDDNLQPPLLTDTVEHEPVHDEQIPLLFDPINGQPEPQPAPQPEPKGPDALLHLDRELRAAAQLIMQDVIDDFAPHIETEIKRRLDARMERLLSQYE; encoded by the coding sequence ATGGACACTCCTAAACCGCCGCAAAAACCCGCCCAATTGCTGGATGACCTCGAGTCGATCCGCCAGTTGCTCGGCGATGACAACCTGCAACCGCCGCTGTTGACCGATACGGTGGAACACGAGCCGGTGCATGACGAACAGATCCCGCTGCTGTTCGACCCGATCAACGGCCAGCCCGAACCCCAGCCAGCCCCCCAGCCTGAACCCAAGGGCCCCGATGCCCTGCTGCACCTGGACCGCGAACTCCGCGCCGCCGCGCAGTTGATCATGCAAGACGTCATCGACGACTTCGCCCCGCACATCGAGACCGAGATCAAGCGCCGGCTGGATGCGCGGATGGAGCGGTTGTTGAGTCAGTACGAGTAG
- a CDS encoding DNA polymerase III subunit chi yields MTKVDFYILPSADPSARLDFACKLTEKAWRMGHRIYLHCSDAAQREDLDARLWAFKGESFVPHGPAESEPEGLIVLGLGNDCGQHQDLLVNLDLKVPAFAQRFARVAEVVVEDPAIRQAARESFRFYREQGYPLQDHRLQRL; encoded by the coding sequence ATGACCAAAGTCGATTTCTATATCCTGCCCAGCGCCGATCCCTCGGCGCGGCTGGATTTCGCCTGCAAGCTGACTGAAAAGGCCTGGCGAATGGGCCATCGCATCTACCTGCACTGCAGCGATGCCGCCCAGCGCGAAGACCTCGACGCACGACTGTGGGCTTTCAAGGGCGAAAGCTTCGTGCCCCATGGCCCGGCAGAAAGCGAGCCCGAGGGCTTGATCGTGCTCGGCTTGGGGAATGACTGCGGGCAACATCAGGACCTGCTGGTCAACCTTGACCTGAAAGTGCCGGCCTTCGCCCAGCGCTTCGCCCGCGTGGCGGAAGTGGTGGTTGAGGACCCGGCCATCCGGCAAGCCGCGCGGGAGAGTTTCCGTTTCTACCGCGAACAGGGCTATCCTCTGCAAGACCACCGTTTACAGCGACTCTGA
- a CDS encoding leucyl aminopeptidase → MELVVKSVSPETLKTATLVVAVGENRKLGVVATQLDALSGGAINAVLKRGDLAGKVGQSLLLHSLPNLKAERVLLVGVGKEAELGDRPFRKIIAGVLGTLKNLGGGDAALALDELVVKGRDSYGKNRLLAETLVDGEYQFDQFKSQKAEPRALKKVTLLTIKAAQAEVQRAVTHATAIANGMAFTRDLGNLPPNICHPTFMGEQAKALGKEFKGLKVEVFDEKKIKDLGMGSFYAVGQGSAQPPRLIVMQYNGGKKAEKPYALVGKGITFDTGGISLKPGAGMDEMKYDMGGAASVLGTLRAVLELQLPINLVCILACAENMPSGTASRPGDIVTTMSGQTVEILNTDAEGRLVLCDALTYSERFKPQAVIDIATLTGACVVALGAHTSGLLGNNDELIGQLLSAGQQADDRAWQLPLFDEYQEQLDSPFADIANIGGPKAGTITAACFLSRFTKNLNWAHLDIAGTAWTSGGKDKGATGRPVPLLTQYLLDRAKA, encoded by the coding sequence TGCCGTTGGTGAAAACCGCAAGCTCGGCGTCGTCGCCACCCAGCTTGACGCCTTGAGCGGCGGCGCGATCAACGCCGTACTCAAGCGCGGCGACCTGGCCGGCAAAGTCGGCCAGAGCCTGTTGCTGCACAGCCTGCCCAACCTCAAGGCCGAGCGCGTGCTGCTGGTCGGCGTAGGCAAGGAAGCTGAACTGGGCGACCGTCCGTTCCGCAAGATCATTGCCGGCGTGCTGGGCACCCTGAAAAACCTCGGCGGTGGCGACGCAGCACTGGCGCTGGACGAACTGGTGGTCAAGGGCCGCGACAGCTATGGCAAGAACCGCCTGCTGGCCGAGACCCTGGTGGACGGCGAATATCAATTCGACCAATTCAAGAGCCAGAAAGCCGAACCCCGCGCCCTGAAAAAAGTCACCCTGCTGACCATCAAGGCCGCCCAGGCCGAAGTCCAGCGCGCCGTGACCCATGCCACCGCGATTGCCAACGGCATGGCCTTCACCCGCGACCTGGGCAACCTGCCGCCGAACATCTGCCACCCGACGTTCATGGGCGAACAGGCCAAGGCACTGGGCAAGGAATTCAAAGGGCTCAAGGTCGAAGTCTTCGACGAGAAGAAAATCAAGGACCTTGGCATGGGCTCGTTCTATGCCGTCGGCCAGGGCAGCGCCCAGCCGCCACGCCTGATCGTCATGCAATACAACGGCGGCAAGAAAGCCGAGAAGCCGTACGCACTGGTCGGCAAGGGCATCACCTTCGACACCGGGGGCATCAGCCTCAAGCCCGGCGCCGGCATGGATGAAATGAAATACGACATGGGCGGCGCCGCCAGCGTGCTCGGCACCTTGCGCGCCGTGCTCGAGCTGCAACTGCCGATCAACCTGGTCTGCATTCTCGCCTGCGCTGAAAACATGCCCAGCGGCACGGCTTCGCGTCCTGGCGACATCGTCACCACCATGAGCGGCCAGACCGTCGAAATCCTCAACACCGACGCAGAGGGCCGCCTGGTCCTGTGCGACGCCCTCACCTATTCCGAGCGCTTCAAGCCGCAAGCGGTGATCGACATCGCCACCCTGACCGGCGCTTGCGTCGTCGCACTTGGCGCCCACACCTCGGGCCTGCTGGGCAACAACGACGAACTGATCGGCCAGTTGCTCAGCGCCGGCCAGCAAGCCGATGACCGCGCCTGGCAATTGCCGCTGTTCGACGAGTACCAGGAACAACTGGACAGCCCGTTCGCCGACATCGCCAACATCGGCGGCCCGAAAGCCGGGACCATCACGGCGGCGTGCTTCCTGTCGCGCTTCACCAAGAACCTGAACTGGGCGCACCTGGACATCGCCGGCACGGCCTGGACCAGCGGCGGCAAGGACAAGGGCGCCACCGGCCGTCCGGTTCCACTGTTGACCCAATACCTGCTGGACCGCGCCAAGGCCTGA